The nucleotide window GCGGTGCACGCCGGATGGCGCGGCGTGGTGGCCGGGGTCGTGCAGGCGGCGGCGGACGCCATGCGCCGGGCCGGCGCCCGGGCCGTGACCGGCGCCCTCGGACCCTGCATCCACGCCGAGTGCTACGAGTTCGGCGCGTCCGAACTCGGAGCCGTCGAGAGCGCCGTCGGGCGGCCCGTCGGCGGTCGCACGTCGTGGGGCACCTCCGCCCTCGACCTGCCGGCCGCGGTCGCGGCCGCGGCCGACTCGGCGGGCATCGACGTCGTGTTCTCTTCTCCCGTCTGCACGGCCTGCTCCCCGGACCTGTACTCGTACCGGGCCCGGGAGGACGCCGAACGCCAGGCTCTCGTTGTCTGGCGCGACTGAAGCGCGAGCCGAGCCGAGCGCCGTGCCCTCCCCGGAGTCGGTGGCCGAGGCCCTGGCCGTCGTGCGCCGGCGGATCGCCTCCGCCACGGCGCGTCCCGAGCGGGTGGAGGTGGTGGCGGTCACCAAGGGCCACGGCGCCGAGGCGGTGCGCTCGGCGCTGGCGGCGGGCGTCCTCGACGTCGGCGAGAACTACGCCCGGGAGCTGCTGGCCAAGGAGGCCGAGCTGCCTTCCGGCTCCCCCCGCCGGTGGCACTTCCTCGGCGCCGTGCAACGCAACAAGGTCCCCGAGCTGGCGGCGCTGGTGGCGGTGTGGCAGTCGGTGGACCGGGCCGAGGAGGCACGCCGCATCGCCTCGTTCCGGCCCGGCGCCACGGTGCTGGTCGAGGTGGCCCTCTTCTCGGGCCCGGGGCGGGGAGGGGTGGCCCGGCCGGCCGCGGCCGGCCTCGTCGAGGAGGCCCGTTCGCTCGGGCTGGCGGTGGCGGGGCTGATGGCGGTGGGGCCCCCGGGCCCGCCCGAGGACGCCC belongs to Acidimicrobiales bacterium and includes:
- a CDS encoding polyphenol oxidase family protein; the encoded protein is MWTGRAEGDLGPGAGADAPVRRRAVIDRPWAWLRQVHGADVVVVTPGGVVEGLEADVLVSPPPEAAPGPDVALAVFTADCAPLALASPEGVMAAVHAGWRGVVAGVVQAAADAMRRAGARAVTGALGPCIHAECYEFGASELGAVESAVGRPVGGRTSWGTSALDLPAAVAAAADSAGIDVVFSSPVCTACSPDLYSYRAREDAERQALVVWRD
- a CDS encoding YggS family pyridoxal phosphate enzyme; protein product: MPSPESVAEALAVVRRRIASATARPERVEVVAVTKGHGAEAVRSALAAGVLDVGENYARELLAKEAELPSGSPRRWHFLGAVQRNKVPELAALVAVWQSVDRAEEARRIASFRPGATVLVEVALFSGPGRGGVARPAAAGLVEEARSLGLAVAGLMAVGPPGPPEDARQGFRWLASEARRLGLSEVSMGMSADLEVAVEEGSTMVRVGTALFGPRPGAPGLGR